In Oceanithermus desulfurans, a single window of DNA contains:
- a CDS encoding P-loop NTPase fold protein gives MEKNKKVTTKQERCPTQLLEDNPSQEDTLGGGHARTAQALADLVLSTTGGKAVALFGNWGSGKSTVVRLFQKEVEENPDTKVFVFDAWAHEGDPLRRSFLERLKSFLETSGWIKGKALEEINNQIDELTGRKEESQSRTDTVVTYEGKWIGASLALGVPLGAALLSSQPVFLAPTWFAALSLVAIFSPVLVATYFGFRSRPRKRTWEFPSLVSQNIHTTRTSTVRSPEPTSVEFEARFKDMLDRALTGDRRLVIVVDNLDRLPNEQARSVWATMRTFFEVRDKPWSHRLWVIVPADPSAVPHLWLGGGDDAIQEASEGNPGRDVAEVFVSKFFQARFYVPPPVLSDWKPFFFDMLGKAFPSHDEEDFYPIYRVYRDLVLKQDRPPTPRSLKQFVNLIGSQHRTWQDEIPLPLQALYVALREELAKNPRQALTDKEPEVRKIFPEAENWKAHVLSQHFNVAPEKALQVLFLEDIRKGLDSATDVGLKEVAELLEPKALATLLGEALAEAGEWVNKTPERLARSALAIHEIRGALPDAEREHLLSQLRARAAQASEWAVWDNEVAQGLLVLIASASTDDEKQDLVRAILNGVEVHSGNDEDGGAKKIANTATYLADFLNQLKDRLNLDVPDGFHFPVQEPADWIPALSAIDPWGFDEEIKKPFFPTPSDLPKVLNELATRAGQGTFGMIEARAVRALSDGEPSSELSWQGLINNLDIRLATSEQYPDGRLRAMMYALLQLEPIAPRAKGVLDKLVSNWFLFHHLSVVEDKRTLATLLLPLIALNPAGQFRSQGGQANQGLQKFRSLLQSPEQVDLKELARILIELAKRGSETFSIENVVQAAASSSDAKKLVVDLLDIVEQEYPGEDFYPDLLLEHGDSLSELLEKDALGEKYRKYQRQVIERMLNEGFDLDRLPLYERLLQVAEEPQLARFGDLLRSGFEGQTKDVWLDFIRQGDTSVTMHILRALDQRGFPPHLDHKLADAIEDAAASLLHNEEGEYDPSIVKEYWKFLDDVARRILAVRLAGRISELLIENREKSAEEFLEAAGDEILYAVEKVKPEDLNNLLLAWLPKALQRLSKDELEWLVKLFLKLRDRVPSLNQDVLKEALERIEAAHKELEDKGSADEGLRELLTELRNRFGQR, from the coding sequence ATGGAAAAGAACAAGAAAGTAACTACGAAGCAAGAACGCTGCCCCACCCAGCTTCTGGAGGACAACCCGAGCCAGGAAGACACTCTAGGCGGCGGTCATGCGCGAACCGCGCAGGCGCTAGCAGACCTAGTGCTTAGCACGACCGGAGGGAAGGCCGTGGCCCTCTTCGGGAACTGGGGCAGCGGCAAGTCTACTGTAGTTAGGCTGTTCCAAAAAGAGGTAGAAGAGAACCCAGATACCAAAGTATTCGTCTTTGACGCATGGGCCCACGAGGGTGACCCTCTCCGCCGATCGTTCTTGGAGCGACTCAAGTCCTTTCTTGAGACGAGTGGTTGGATCAAGGGCAAGGCTCTGGAAGAAATCAATAACCAGATCGACGAACTGACCGGCCGCAAGGAGGAGTCCCAATCTCGTACGGATACCGTTGTGACCTATGAGGGCAAATGGATCGGTGCCTCTCTCGCCTTAGGAGTCCCTCTAGGTGCGGCGTTACTCAGCAGCCAGCCTGTGTTCCTGGCTCCAACATGGTTTGCCGCCCTGAGCCTTGTGGCCATCTTTTCTCCGGTCCTTGTTGCTACCTACTTTGGGTTTAGGAGTCGCCCACGTAAGCGTACGTGGGAATTCCCGAGCCTAGTCAGCCAAAACATCCACACAACTCGGACTTCTACTGTGCGCAGCCCCGAGCCCACCTCTGTGGAGTTCGAGGCAAGGTTCAAAGACATGCTAGACCGGGCTTTAACTGGGGACCGGCGGCTTGTCATCGTCGTCGACAACTTGGATCGCCTTCCCAATGAGCAGGCTCGATCCGTCTGGGCGACAATGCGCACCTTCTTTGAGGTTCGGGACAAACCCTGGAGCCATAGACTATGGGTCATAGTTCCCGCCGACCCTTCGGCCGTGCCCCACCTTTGGCTGGGCGGCGGGGACGATGCCATCCAAGAAGCGAGCGAGGGAAATCCCGGTCGAGATGTGGCTGAGGTTTTTGTCTCCAAGTTTTTTCAGGCGAGGTTTTACGTTCCTCCGCCCGTGCTTTCGGACTGGAAGCCCTTTTTCTTCGACATGCTTGGCAAGGCTTTCCCTTCGCACGACGAAGAAGATTTTTACCCTATCTATCGGGTTTATAGGGACCTTGTTCTAAAGCAGGATCGCCCGCCTACCCCTCGGAGCCTCAAGCAGTTCGTAAACCTGATTGGAAGCCAACACCGGACCTGGCAGGATGAAATCCCCCTACCCCTACAAGCCCTCTACGTGGCCCTAAGGGAAGAACTCGCCAAGAATCCACGTCAGGCGCTGACCGACAAAGAGCCAGAGGTCAGGAAAATTTTCCCCGAAGCGGAGAACTGGAAGGCTCATGTGCTGTCGCAGCATTTCAACGTAGCACCAGAGAAGGCCCTCCAGGTCCTCTTCCTTGAAGATATCCGGAAGGGCTTGGACTCTGCAACTGATGTTGGCCTCAAGGAAGTTGCAGAGCTTCTTGAACCGAAGGCCCTGGCCACCCTGCTCGGCGAGGCATTGGCGGAAGCCGGGGAGTGGGTGAACAAGACCCCTGAGCGTCTTGCCAGATCGGCGCTAGCTATACACGAAATACGGGGCGCTTTGCCTGACGCAGAGCGCGAGCACCTCTTGAGCCAGCTCCGCGCAAGGGCGGCTCAGGCGAGCGAGTGGGCGGTCTGGGACAACGAGGTTGCACAGGGACTCCTGGTTCTAATCGCCTCAGCTTCAACCGACGACGAAAAACAGGACCTTGTGCGAGCCATCCTGAACGGGGTGGAAGTCCATTCCGGCAACGATGAGGACGGCGGAGCCAAAAAGATCGCGAACACAGCAACCTACCTCGCGGACTTCCTGAACCAGCTCAAGGACAGGCTCAACCTTGACGTGCCTGACGGCTTCCATTTTCCAGTCCAGGAACCTGCCGATTGGATTCCCGCCCTTAGTGCTATAGACCCCTGGGGATTTGACGAGGAGATTAAGAAGCCCTTCTTCCCAACGCCCTCTGATTTGCCGAAAGTGCTCAACGAGCTCGCTACGCGCGCTGGGCAGGGAACGTTCGGAATGATCGAGGCGCGGGCGGTTCGGGCCCTGTCCGATGGCGAACCCAGCAGCGAACTGAGCTGGCAGGGGTTGATAAACAACCTCGACATTAGGCTAGCTACCAGCGAACAATATCCCGATGGCCGGCTGCGAGCGATGATGTACGCCCTTCTCCAGTTGGAACCTATCGCACCGAGAGCCAAAGGAGTCCTCGACAAGTTGGTTTCCAACTGGTTTCTTTTCCACCACCTATCGGTAGTCGAGGACAAGCGGACTTTGGCCACTTTGCTTTTACCCCTCATCGCCCTCAATCCTGCTGGCCAATTCCGGTCACAGGGGGGGCAAGCGAATCAGGGGCTGCAAAAGTTCCGCTCACTATTGCAAAGTCCTGAACAAGTCGATCTCAAGGAGTTGGCAAGGATTCTTATTGAGCTCGCTAAACGGGGGAGCGAAACTTTCTCGATCGAAAACGTAGTTCAGGCTGCAGCGAGCAGCTCTGACGCCAAGAAGCTTGTGGTCGACCTTCTTGATATAGTCGAACAAGAATACCCCGGAGAGGATTTTTACCCGGATCTCCTGTTAGAGCATGGTGACTCCCTCAGTGAACTCCTAGAGAAAGATGCTCTTGGGGAAAAGTACCGCAAGTACCAGCGTCAAGTAATTGAGCGGATGCTGAATGAAGGCTTCGACCTCGACCGTTTGCCCCTTTACGAAAGGCTACTTCAAGTAGCCGAAGAGCCTCAGTTGGCAAGGTTTGGAGACTTGCTTCGTTCAGGCTTTGAAGGACAGACTAAGGACGTCTGGTTGGATTTTATAAGGCAGGGTGACACATCTGTTACAATGCACATCCTCCGCGCGCTAGATCAACGCGGTTTTCCGCCGCATCTAGATCATAAACTTGCGGACGCCATTGAAGACGCGGCGGCAAGCTTGCTTCACAACGAAGAAGGCGAATACGATCCGAGCATCGTTAAAGAATACTGGAAGTTTCTCGATGATGTCGCTCGGCGTATCCTAGCGGTACGATTGGCTGGTCGGATTTCTGAGCTTTTGATAGAGAACCGGGAAAAGTCGGCAGAGGAGTTTCTTGAAGCTGCAGGAGACGAGATCCTTTACGCTGTGGAAAAGGTAAAACCTGAGGACCTCAATAACCTGCTGCTGGCTTGGCTTCCGAAAGCGCTCCAGCGGCTTTCCAAAGATGAGCTAGAGTGGCTTGTTAAGCTGTTTTTGAAGCTTCGCGATCGCGTCCCCTCTTTGAATCAAGATGTGCTAAAGGAGGCTCTCGAACGAATTGAGGCAGCACACAAAGAGTTGGAGGACAAGGGGTCGGCGGACGAGGGGCTTCGAGAACTCCTAACTGAGCTGCGGAACCGATTCGGACAGCGATAG
- a CDS encoding DUF4388 domain-containing protein, with amino-acid sequence MAVFGNLEHIALADLLPLLATQEGALEIFNVPGQPNATLYVRKGTLCCMHVAGRPVDALQLRSAVAKLMQARKGAFEFHPGVRPRGSSLVVGVPIQSLLVAAAAFHDELSEARHVLAHPDTLFRLVRMEPVEDRRIAQFLDRARMLLVTGASAREIAERVGIALDDVRLCLHKLRQLGMVLPVRARTEALPPVRKGLAQRLLGALRRRFGRGG; translated from the coding sequence TTGGCCGTCTTTGGCAACCTCGAACACATCGCGCTCGCCGACCTGCTGCCGCTGTTGGCGACGCAGGAGGGTGCGCTGGAAATCTTCAACGTTCCCGGGCAGCCCAACGCCACCTTGTATGTCCGCAAGGGCACCCTCTGCTGCATGCACGTGGCCGGCCGGCCGGTGGACGCCTTGCAGTTGCGCAGTGCCGTAGCCAAGCTGATGCAGGCGCGCAAGGGGGCGTTCGAGTTCCATCCGGGAGTCCGCCCCCGGGGTTCCTCCCTCGTCGTCGGGGTACCCATCCAGAGCCTGCTGGTGGCGGCCGCAGCCTTCCACGACGAGCTCAGCGAGGCCCGTCACGTTCTGGCCCACCCCGACACCCTCTTTCGCCTGGTTCGCATGGAGCCGGTGGAGGACCGGCGCATCGCCCAGTTCCTTGACCGCGCCCGTATGCTGCTCGTTACCGGCGCCTCGGCGCGCGAGATCGCCGAGCGCGTCGGGATAGCGCTGGACGACGTGCGGCTCTGCCTCCACAAGCTGCGTCAGCTCGGGATGGTCTTGCCGGTGCGCGCCCGCACCGAAGCCCTTCCCCCGGTGCGCAAGGGCTTGGCCCAGCGCCTGCTCGGGGCGTTGCGCAGGCGTTTTGGCCGTGGGGGCTGA
- a CDS encoding N-acetylmuramoyl-L-alanine amidase, giving the protein MRRALLLLILLLAAACSPGKPPPTQPPRWGEGDVSFERAAQAKSYYCNSSSLAAAPLEWSDPSALPDDPSQVLVILDPGHGGHYSGRGTFMVCSGNKKVEIDEDWVNLSLALRMQSLLDRAGFLVDLSRYGDYGPFDDKHGNNINANGCVTEALLGVHDKDVCEGPGVELNRRGRNAKFYVPTIEKLCNKHFPTAAEARACVERATYFDHKRNKPQSISRYGQIVRKFRDAGLINVPFNPDGANLVGSPRVALISLHFNDATDAGAIFASVIRGIGGGGSSILASNQAISKGSNPAAAVSRNLVTSTLEYMLRSLKDSQALSEAVNKHDLYYWDAGIVRNGAHAQEFDLHGRPGAVFIGNEHMKGKYQKPPKYAGPVTVASGLNPSYDENDQIKSIATDSTAITIPNTTLIEVGSYVDCENARALRRSLDRASVQKCYNNPPPGTACPPLDPTDPIDVAAEDIAHGLVEYYESYVPGFKQKACDNLRNSDWKDHIPDWCTSGGGGGADVPDIDDVRPASIEVDMWMTDGAANPPVEVSFSNVGAADLLATISTDSPVANIGPPDVYPASTAVPLGGSQSVRVPPGERARVEVGFQCTEVGDHTGSIEIRSNDPDEREVTIPMLVKCIAPEISVPVLPVPYITAINYIGMPNRDSWVLPDTFDFSEVGGVAPLDFQLETPSWLELKPEQGRLEPGESYSSYAARYTSKVYCGEAGEQEGEVVIRSSDPVNPVVQVPVRLLCPELEVTFSPETYDGWECPPLSGSIEVQNTPHLIELYTDVTSDAEGSILDVQYREPLFIYYPQNTPKYRLKRWPILHGDQGEDSEWSWPQYPHIPFTSWMNSCGYAALGDPEHVVEEFYLLHPRRNDSNQQLLPPFVAGLKSPSVFYTPVPFPGKIINITSYTAVGTFSIGNHPRQSYSLPPTGANLGTVLLRHPRGEDKVLRRQRTRSC; this is encoded by the coding sequence GTGAGGCGGGCCCTGCTGCTTTTAATTCTCCTTTTAGCGGCCGCCTGCAGCCCTGGAAAGCCCCCGCCGACCCAGCCGCCGCGGTGGGGGGAGGGTGACGTAAGCTTTGAGCGGGCCGCGCAAGCCAAGTCGTATTACTGCAACAGCTCCTCCCTCGCCGCGGCGCCGCTGGAGTGGTCCGACCCGAGCGCCCTGCCCGACGACCCTTCGCAGGTGCTCGTGATCCTCGACCCCGGGCACGGCGGGCATTACAGTGGGCGCGGCACGTTTATGGTTTGTAGTGGTAACAAGAAGGTAGAGATTGACGAAGACTGGGTCAACCTCTCACTGGCCCTCCGCATGCAAAGCCTCCTCGACCGGGCCGGGTTCCTCGTAGACCTTTCTCGCTATGGCGACTACGGACCCTTCGATGACAAACACGGAAATAATATAAACGCCAACGGCTGCGTCACCGAAGCGCTGCTCGGCGTGCATGATAAGGATGTTTGCGAAGGCCCTGGGGTCGAGCTAAATCGGCGCGGGCGGAACGCCAAGTTCTACGTACCTACCATCGAAAAGCTATGCAATAAGCACTTCCCCACTGCGGCCGAAGCCCGGGCCTGCGTCGAGCGTGCGACCTATTTTGACCATAAGAGGAATAAACCTCAAAGCATCTCCCGTTACGGCCAGATCGTGCGCAAGTTCAGGGACGCGGGGCTGATCAACGTGCCCTTCAACCCCGACGGTGCCAACCTGGTCGGCTCGCCACGGGTGGCCCTGATTTCGCTCCACTTCAATGATGCCACCGATGCCGGGGCGATATTTGCGAGCGTGATTCGCGGGATAGGTGGTGGCGGCAGCTCGATCCTGGCCTCGAACCAAGCGATTAGTAAAGGTTCGAATCCCGCGGCCGCGGTAAGCCGGAATTTGGTTACCTCGACCCTGGAGTACATGCTCCGCTCGCTCAAAGACAGCCAGGCCTTGTCCGAAGCCGTGAACAAGCACGATCTTTACTACTGGGATGCGGGCATCGTCCGCAATGGGGCCCATGCGCAGGAATTCGACCTTCACGGACGCCCGGGGGCGGTTTTTATCGGAAATGAACACATGAAGGGAAAGTACCAGAAACCGCCCAAGTATGCCGGTCCTGTAACGGTGGCCTCGGGACTCAATCCAAGCTATGATGAAAACGATCAGATAAAGAGTATCGCGACAGACAGTACCGCGATCACCATTCCCAACACGACGCTCATCGAAGTCGGGAGCTACGTCGATTGCGAGAACGCTCGTGCCTTGCGCAGAAGCCTCGACCGCGCGAGTGTGCAGAAATGCTACAACAACCCCCCTCCGGGCACCGCGTGCCCGCCCCTCGACCCCACCGACCCCATCGACGTCGCCGCCGAGGACATCGCCCACGGGTTGGTGGAGTACTACGAGTCGTACGTTCCCGGGTTTAAGCAGAAGGCCTGCGATAACCTTAGGAACAGCGACTGGAAAGACCATATACCCGATTGGTGCACAAGCGGCGGTGGCGGCGGTGCGGACGTCCCGGATATTGACGATGTTCGTCCGGCCAGCATCGAGGTTGACATGTGGATGACCGACGGGGCAGCGAACCCGCCCGTAGAAGTGAGCTTTAGCAACGTCGGTGCGGCCGACCTGCTCGCCACGATCAGCACCGATTCCCCCGTCGCCAACATAGGACCACCTGACGTCTATCCGGCGAGCACCGCCGTCCCCTTGGGCGGCAGCCAGAGCGTTAGGGTGCCACCCGGCGAACGGGCCCGGGTCGAGGTGGGCTTCCAGTGCACCGAGGTGGGGGACCACACCGGTTCAATCGAAATACGCAGCAACGACCCTGACGAGCGAGAGGTTACCATCCCGATGTTGGTAAAGTGCATCGCTCCCGAAATCTCGGTTCCCGTATTACCAGTTCCGTACATTACGGCAATAAATTACATCGGGATGCCTAATCGGGACAGCTGGGTCCTGCCGGACACCTTTGATTTTTCTGAGGTGGGCGGAGTGGCTCCATTAGACTTCCAGCTAGAGACCCCTTCGTGGTTAGAGCTAAAGCCTGAACAAGGTCGGTTAGAGCCTGGAGAAAGCTATTCGTCCTATGCCGCCAGATACACATCCAAGGTGTATTGCGGTGAAGCTGGGGAGCAGGAAGGTGAAGTCGTCATTCGCTCAAGCGATCCGGTAAATCCAGTTGTGCAAGTACCGGTCAGATTGCTTTGCCCCGAATTGGAGGTAACATTTTCACCGGAAACTTACGACGGCTGGGAATGCCCTCCGTTATCGGGGTCTATCGAGGTACAGAACACCCCCCACTTGATAGAGCTGTACACGGATGTAACCAGTGACGCCGAGGGTTCAATCCTGGATGTTCAGTATCGGGAACCGCTGTTTATTTACTATCCACAGAATACACCGAAGTATCGACTCAAGCGCTGGCCTATTCTTCACGGAGACCAAGGCGAGGATAGCGAATGGTCATGGCCGCAATACCCGCATATCCCCTTTACTTCATGGATGAATTCTTGCGGCTATGCTGCTCTTGGCGATCCGGAGCATGTGGTCGAGGAATTTTACCTGCTGCACCCTCGCCGAAACGATTCGAACCAACAATTATTGCCCCCGTTCGTTGCCGGTTTGAAATCTCCGTCGGTGTTCTACACGCCTGTACCCTTTCCGGGAAAGATAATAAACATCACTTCCTACACGGCGGTTGGGACGTTCTCGATAGGCAACCATCCGAGGCAGAGTTACTCTCTACCACCAACGGGGGCCAATTTGGGCACGGTTCTCCTTCGGCATCCACGGGGAGAAGATAAAGTATTACGACGACAAAGGACGAGAAGTTGCTAG